TCCAACACCACCACTGGAAGTGACGTCATCATGACTCCTGGCTCCAGTACCACTTCCACCACCCAAAATGAGAATGTCCGTGTGGTGCATCTGAAGAGGGGGCTTAATCCTGGCGATCCTCCTGAGATCCTCAAAGTGTCCTCTGACACCGTCACCTTTGGAGAAGAGCGTGAAAGTATCCTGTAGGCAACGTCTGGATCTGTTGCATTCTGGTCTTTGCCAATTAATGTTTTGTGGTGTTAATGCATGCCTGAATACGTGAAACTGTGATTTGTAACATTTCTAAATGTTAAGTGTAGTTGAAGTGGGCTTCATTCACATCCGTCCCATCATCTACTCATCATCCACCAACTTATagttacatacagttgaggtcaaaagtttacatacaccttgcagaatctgcaaaatgataaCTATTTTACCagaatgcatgctatttttaagACGTTAACATAttgtccacaggagaaaataatagttgaatttataaaaatgatcccgtgtttttacttcaatgatccacagctgttttttttttttatttactgatagttgttcatgagtcccttatttgtcctaaacagttcaactgcctgctgttcttcattaaaaaaatccttcaggtcccacaaattctttgttttgtttttttttgcatttttgtgtattcgaaCCCTTTTGAACtatgactttattattttgagattcatcttttcacactgaggtcaactgagggactcatatgcaactattacagaaggatcaaatgctcactgatgctacagaaggaaaaactatgcattaagagctggggggtgaaaactttttgaatttaaagatgagggtaaatttaacatattttgccTTTTTCCTTCTTTGAgtttaagtatcttctgtagcttctgaaggacagtaccaaatggaaaaaaaaaaaaaaaaaagatatattgaggcaaaatgtgaataatgtacacatcttcattctgttcaaaagttttcaccccccagctcttaatgcattgtgtttccttctggagcatcagtgagcatttgaaccttttgtaatagttgcatatgagtccctcagtgtgaaaagatggatctcaaaatcatacagtcattgctggaaagggttcaaatacacaaaaatactgaaaaactaaagaatgtgtttctgaagaacagcaggcagtttaactgttcgggacaaagggactcatgaacaactaaaaaaaaaatataaacttttgaacagggtcatttttataaattctaaactttttttttttttgtggactatatgtaaaagtcttttatgtgaaatatcaatatttagttcagtactaaataaaaaaaacatgcattttgtgtgatcactcttattttggtaaaataattagcattttgcagattctgcaaggtgaatctaaacttttgacctcaactgtacatattTGTGGTGTTTCCGTACAGTATTAGTAGCTTAATCATGTATTAATGTCACCAGTTGTATGGCTATAAAGCATTTTGGAATCACAGCtgtaggggaaaaaaacagtagtgtttcccaGAGGGAAAAAAGTCCTCATTTACTCATGTAAACccattagaaataaatatgaacattcATTCTGCTTTGGAAATGTGTTGTATTGTTGTCCTGCACGCTGTCATTGTGCTGTAGTTACAGTAGTATAAGCAGTGACAAGCATGTGTCAGACTGCAGTCCTAAATTAGCCAGTAGAAACTGCATGCCCTCTAATGTTAGTCTTTAGCAGTTATAAGTTAACTGTATATTGGCAGCCGTCCTGaaaagtaaaatgtgtttggtgATGCTTGTCTTGAATGTGGAATGAAATAAACCTGCATTGACAGGATCCATCTTTCTTGAGTCTTTGTTTGAGGATAAcggaaatgaatgaaataaacaatttgCTGTTCATTCGTGCAGAAGTGTGTTCCCACGAGATGATTTTCTAAGGGCAAACTTagagaaaacttattttagtacTGTGAATTACAGATGGGTGGCACCAGTAGTTCATGCATTACAATTATATCCCACACCCTGAGTTGCCATTCAGTGTCTGAATTTTTTAATGACTCATGTTAACTTTTTACCTAGCTAGCATCTTTTGACAAACTTTTTAGTGATATACTTTGATAATCACAGaaatttttatcttttatgtaatatctcacccaaaaatgaaaattctatcatttagGCACTttcgtgtcattccaaactaaGCTAAATatagacctttgttcatcttcggaacaccaagatatttttttttattaaatttgagagctttctgaccctgcatagacagcaacgcaactaccatgttcaagtgccagaaaagtagtaaggacatcgataaaatagtccatatgacataaGTGATTCAACcggtaattttatgaagctacgagaatactttttgtgcacaaagcaaacaaaaataagtttattcgacaaatcttctcttccgtgtcagtcttaaTGCACATTGGTGGTACTCGCGAGAACGCGCGGCGGAGAAACGAGGCGCAGTGCATCCGGGTTCTACGTCAGAACGCCGggtcctgcgtcagcagcaccacacgcatgttTTACTCTTGTTAATTCGCGATGAAGACTGACTCGGAAGAgtatttgttaaataaagtcgttattttttatttctttgcgcacaaaaagtattctcatagattttaaagttaaggttgaaccactgatatcggatttcatcaaaaatatcttaatttgtgttccgaataCGAACGAAGCTCctacgagtttggaacgacatgatggtcagtaattaaatagaattttcttttcttttcttttctttccattTTTTATAGTCCTAAACCCTTCATAACAGAAACTTATAGTCTTTACAATACAACAGAGTAGGTTCACAGCCTGAACGGTAATAAGTTAATAAGCtttatgcatttgcaaaaacgaaaaatacaacaaaacaatgcatttgtAACTATATCTCAGACAAGGACACTGACTTCATACTTAGCATTTAattatgtacagtataaaagTGCCATTTAcgttataattataaaaattctgtaatattataaacatcacattttcagcagaaagagaaaacaaaagtacatttttacaaaGTCCGCAGCCTGGTAAAATGCGCGCTCTTTTTGCGCAACATCTTGACAACATAAAagcaaggagaaaaaaaaagagaacaaaaatcCTGCTTTTTGAGATTGCTTGCTTAATTACGGTTTTCCTTTAAAATCTCTCCAGTCTTTTTGAATCTTCCTTTGGAAGAAAGAATATGAAAGTCCGTATATACTAACTCGGAATCTTTTTATGTCCGTTTGAGGGAAATCCTTTGTCATTCAAGACGAAGTCCAGGCGAATGACACgggacaaaaaaacacaaaaagcccCTGTTTTTGCTCCACGACcgaaacacctgcaaaagattgtgagagagagagagggagagaggcgTGTTTAGAGAAGGCAAAAGGACAGAGATCCGGACAGACTGGCGCCAGGGAGGAAGCCACAGGACGTTTTTTTCGGACTTTTAACCAAACACTAGCGAAATACCGGGCAATCCCATACAGCTCCAGATGGAGGAGTCTACACGAGCATCTGACACACATAAACTTCATAGTTCTTTAAAACAGACTAGCTATAAGCAAACATTGTATTAGAACTATTACTAAACCATCAAAAAAATGAAGATGTCACGCTCATATTCTTCCAAACCTCTGTGATTTTTTTGTGCGTCAGAatagttaatttaattaagtgTCTTGAGAATAATCTTTAGTTTTAGAGCAACGTGTTCTATTAAGCATTAAATCATGTTTAAATgacttaaacataaaaatatcagTACATAATGCATCAACCATCAGACAGCCCAGCGTGCACGAGTTTACTTTGTTGCAGCTTCTCATGTAAAACCATCAATTTCAGAGCAGAGCATCTAACTTACCATTTCAACGAGACAGGGCTATGAGGTCATCTGAGTTGATCTCTCTTTGAGGGTTACTGGGCTGTTAATTAACAGAGGTAAACAATGATTTTCAGTGTAGCTGCCAGCCAAGTTACATTTCAAGTTGGTGTTATACATTatgcttttaaaattaatgcTGATCGCATTGCATATTGTTCACTGACGATGAAATATCACTGCATGCTGTATGCATGAAATGCAAGTATGAAATGTTCTACAAACTTGCTTTACCTGGAAGGAGATGATGCTGATATCAGCTCCGAGTGATCTGACGGTCTTTTTTGGAGGGGTCTGTCCAAGGATCTGCTGTTGCGGGTTCTGGTCCAATGCGATCTGAAGATCCAGAATGTAGTCTATGACATGCTGCAAGATCTCCATCTTACTCACGCTCTTGTTCTGCGGTAAACTCGGTACGAGCTCCTTCAACCTGCTGTAGCAGTCATTCATGTTGTACAGGAGACTGAGCGGGTCATCCGAGGAGCTCTTGCTCCGTGTAATACCGAGGTTATGCTCCGAAAAATACAAAGCGGGTTTCCTTATGGACCTCACCGGACTGACTGCCTTCATAGTGGATCACGATGTTGTGGTTAATTTCTGGGCATGCGATTCTTCCCACAGATCTGTGCTGGAAGCTTGTTGTCAATGCGTTTATATAGCAACCGAGCTGGGTTTGTTATAAGGCATAAAGAATTAAGCGGATTGGTCGATGTGACGACGTCATTCTGTGAACCGGAGCATCAACATTGGCCAAATTTGCAGCACGTGAGCACCTCCCACATCCTCTGCATTCTTTCCTCGTGCTGGAGAGTATCTGAGCAACTGCTTGCACGGACAAATAACATCACATCACATGTATAAATAATCAAGGGACTGATTTTGCAAGGGCTTTACATTTGTACAGTCTCACAGCATTAAAAACAAGTAATAGTGAAAACTTTATTAACGCCAGATGTTTATTTTCCTGCACGTTTATTTTGTTGCCCATCTCTTAATCCCTATTGCGTGCACTTAAAGACTTCATGCAAACTAGCTGGTatgcagacattttttttaacttttacaaCAAGCCATAGATATTGGCTAATTACTtagttcttaaagggatagttcagccaaaaatgaaaattctgtcattattcaaCCTTATGTCGTTCTAaagagaatacttttgtgcacagacaaaaaaaaaaaaaaaaaggaatgactttattcattgattttttcttttctgggACAGTCTGCCACCATTAACGACAGTACCACAACATGCATGTGGTAAAACGCACGGCTGAACCACTTATgtcacatggagtattttaacaatgtacttactacctttctggtccttgaaagtgtcagttgtgttgctgtctatgcaggatcagtaAGCTctcgatttcatcaaaaatatcttcacagggtttgcacttatgtcacaAGTATGTCAGTTACATGGATGGCGACACTCTAATGTAAACAACAGcgtggattgcatggttaatgtactactgaataagttgttctgctaatttatgctggcttaaccatggaaaaaacatgtggaagctgctaaatcatatagagaaggacctagtaagcaggaaagggcacagtattttgacaaactaaagttacaTAGGTGGTAAACACACAGATacacagtattaattaagaaattagcctaatatttcacctacctgaccagaaatgataacaaaaaatatgaatgttgtcaagatttatgctctggaaatcctggttcagtttggccaaccacaaacgccttttgttcctcagacagattttttgcactcttctccttgatttgttctaacttttggcagtctgtagtactccaaaatgtttttcctggtccgaccgattagtacagcccaaaacatgacaataattaaccattttcagcagcaataatcagcaaaatatgcgagtttcattcagttcagcggcattgtttacgttcagtgccgccaatatggccaaaCACTATTATTGCCTAGCTACTAATGCGACTTAAGACActg
This is a stretch of genomic DNA from Labeo rohita strain BAU-BD-2019 chromosome 20, IGBB_LRoh.1.0, whole genome shotgun sequence. It encodes these proteins:
- the id2b gene encoding DNA-binding protein inhibitor ID-2b gives rise to the protein MKAVSPVRSIRKPALYFSEHNLGITRSKSSSDDPLSLLYNMNDCYSRLKELVPSLPQNKSVSKMEILQHVIDYILDLQIALDQNPQQQILGQTPPKKTVRSLGADISIISFQPSNPQREINSDDLIALSR